In Neomonachus schauinslandi chromosome 6, ASM220157v2, whole genome shotgun sequence, a genomic segment contains:
- the SPATA45 gene encoding spermatogenesis-associated protein 45, translating to MTSTNRTSEIITKLKESEQCLLKEINEKRESNCLVERSNQVSLLRVQKRHFSGAYMPSTHTQIKEYVPDSGRSSWLTLSLLAHTEKKHFPAKNNAIFG from the coding sequence ATGACTTCTACGAACAGAACCAGTGAAATAATTACAAAGCTCAAAGAAAGCGAACAATGTCTCCTGAAGGAGATAAATGAAAAGCGTGAATCCAACTGCCTTGTGGAAAGAAGCAATCAAGTCAGTTTACTGAGAGTTCAAAAGAGGCATTTCAGTGGTGCCTATATGCCCTCAACTCACACCCAAATCAAAGAATATGTTCCTGACAGTGGCAGGAGCTCCTGGCTCACACTGAGTCTCCTTGCTCACACGGAGAAAAAGCACTTTCCTGCAAAAA